The following coding sequences lie in one Dioscorea cayenensis subsp. rotundata cultivar TDr96_F1 unplaced genomic scaffold, TDr96_F1_v2_PseudoChromosome.rev07_lg8_w22 25.fasta BLBR01001316.1, whole genome shotgun sequence genomic window:
- the LOC120256172 gene encoding ras-related protein RIC2, translated as MAGYRAEDDYDYLFKVVLIGDSGVGKSNLLSRFTRNEFSLESKSTIGVEFATRSLTVDGKVIKAQIWDTAGQERYRAITSAYYRGAVGALLVYDVTRHATFENVERWLRELRDHTDPNIVVMLVGNKADLRHLVAVSPEDGKAFAERESLYFMETSALESTNVENAFSEVLTQIYRIVVKKAVETGDDAAPAVPGKGEKINVKDDVSAMKKIGCCSS; from the exons ATGGCGGGGTATAGAGCTGAGGATGACTACGATTACTTGTTCAAGGTGGTGCTCATTGGGGACTCAGGTGTTGGGAAATCCAACCTGCTTTCGAGGTTCACTCGCAACGAGTTCAGTCTTGAGTCTAAGTCCACTATCGGTGTCGAGTTCGCCACTCGTAGCCTCACCGTCGACGGGAAGGTCATCAAGGCCCAGATTTGGGACACTGCGGGCCAGGAGAG GTACCGTGCCATCACCAGCGCTTACTACCGTGGTGCTGTTGGTGCATTGCTTGTCTACGATGTCACCAGACACGCCACATTCGAAAATGTCGAACGGTGGCTGAGGGAGTTGAGGGACCACACGGATCCAAACATTGTTGTGATGCTTGTAGGGAACAAGGCAGACCTCCGCCACCTTGTCGCGGTGTCTCCCGAAGATGGGAAAGCTTTTGCCGAGAGGGAGTCCCTCTACTTCATGGAAACCTCTGCCTTGGAGTCAACAAACGTTGAGAATGCCTTCTCTGAAGTATTGACTCAGATATACCGGATCGTGGTTAAGAAAGCGGTTGAGACAGGCGATGATGCCGCCCCCGCCGTCCCTGGGAAAGGAGAGAAAATTAACGTTAAAGACGATGTTTCGGCTATGAAGAAGATTGGTTGCTGCTCTTCTTAG